A region of Panicum virgatum strain AP13 chromosome 8N, P.virgatum_v5, whole genome shotgun sequence DNA encodes the following proteins:
- the LOC120684775 gene encoding calcium-dependent protein kinase 17-like: MEKVCVDGVTPDRPLDPSILTRLKHFSAMNKLKKWCLQVIAENLFEDEIAELIEMFKMLDTDNSWQITLEELKSGLKRVGANLKDSEIITLMEAADIDNSGSIDYGEFLTATSHLNKVEQEDNLFAAFSYFDKDGSGYITHDELQKACEEFGIRDTHLEDIIRDIDQDNDGLIDYNEFVMMQKGNNPLGKKGHAQMSFDLREALKLG, translated from the exons ATGGAAAAG GTTTGTGTTGATGGAGTTACTCCAGACAGACCTCTGGACCCTTCCATCTTAACAAGATTGAAGCATTTTTCTGCAATGAATAAACTAAAGAAATG GTGTCTGCAGGTCATTGCTGAGAATTTGTTCGAAGATGAAATTGCAGAATTGATAGAAATGTTCAAAATGCTGGACACTGACAATAGTTGGCAGATCACATTGGAGGAACTAAAAAGTGGCTTAAAGAGAGTTGGTGCTAACTTAAAGGACTCAGAAATTATAACACTAATGGAAGCG GCAGATATCGATAACAGTGGTTCCATTGATTACGGAGAGTTCCTTACTGCAACTTCACATCTCAACAAAGTTGAACAAGAAGATAATCTCTTCGCAGCATTCTCATACTTTGATAAAGATGGCAGTGGTTACATTACTCATGATGAGCTACAAAAGGCATGTGAAGAGTTTGGTATTAGAGATACACACCTAGAAGATATTATCCGCGACATTGATCAAGACAAT GATGGTCTGATCGACTACAATGAATTTGTAATGATGCAGAAGGGAAATAACCCACTAGGGAAAAAGGGTCACGCCCAGATGAGTTTTGATCTTAGGGAAGCATTGAAGCTTGGCTAA
- the LOC120684776 gene encoding Holliday junction resolvase MOC1, chloroplastic-like — MGAAKANGRRRAGMGGGHSGGGGRCWRARRSGGYCCGVSALAPIAGGSGALAPRNAPAPRAPATAALGADGAAAAAAQGAWRAPAPWASAPDVLDAHGATAAAAQGTWRTAAPRVLTATALAVLSSSASTDSGMAGIAATAQSAAAGAAGAAVAAQDTGALVARLLPPSVWPLLPLLPPWPLRPARALPLLPTRAGLAWVRPPLVALLLRGVGWPAAASSVRAWLQAAAAASSASAWPQATAATVFAASAGGPPNAQPPPALVTLAMGAGAVLFVAAPSPSWHGLGMPPADAPFAVVTFCG, encoded by the exons ATGGGCGCGGCGAAGGCCAACGGCCGGCGTCGTGCAGGGATGGGCGGGGGgcacagcggaggcggcggccggtgctGGCGGGCGCGGCGCAGCGGAGGATACTGCTGCGGCGTGTCTG CGCTGGCCCCTATTGCTGGCGGATCTGGTGCCCTGGCGCCCAGGAACGCACCTGCCCCGCGAGCACCCGCCACTGCCGCGCTGGGCGCGGACggcgccgctgcagccgccgcccagGGCGCCTGGCGCGCGCCTGCGCCGTGGGCGTCCGCCCCTGATGTGCTAGACGCGCACGGCGCCACTGCAGCCGCCGCCCAGGGCACCTGGCGCACGGCTGCCCCGCGGGTGCTCACCGCCACCGCGCTGGCCGTTCTCTCTAGCAGCGCGAGCACGGACTCGGGCATGGCGGgcatcgccgccaccgcgcaGAGCGCGGCCGCGGGTGCTGCGGGGGCCGCCGTCGCAGCCCAAGACACAGGGGCCTTGGTGGCGCGCCTGCTGCCGCCATCCGTGTGGCCCCTGCTGCCTCTACTGCCCCCGTGGCCCctgcggccggcgcgggcgctgcCGCTGCTTCCCACGCGGGCGGGGCTGGCGTGGGTGCGGCCGCCGCTGGTGGCCCTCCTCCTCCGTGGCGTGGGCTGG cccgccgccgcctcctctgtgcGCGCGTGGcttcaggccgccgccgccgcctcctctgcaaGCGCGTGGCCacaggccaccgccgccaccgtgtTTGCTGCATCCGCGGGTGGCCCTCCTAACGCCCAGCCCCCGCCGGCCCTGGTCACGCTGGCCATGGGCGCGGGCGCAGTTCTGTTTGTTGCTGCCCCCTCTCCTTCATGGCATGGGCTCGGTATGCCCCCCGCGGACGCGCCGTTCGCCGTCGTCACCTTCTGCGGGTAG